The window AGCAGTCGATGCGATCCGCTTCAGCAGCAAAATGAACACTGAGACCATCATTGTCGAGCACAATAAGCTGGAAAAGCTGATTGAGCAGAATTTTGCTGAAGACAGCACCTTTGATTTTGATGATGACTTCGATCTGGATATCGCCACGGATGCGCCCGATCAGAATGCCGATGACGGCGAAGAGGAAAAAGGCGAAGAGGCGCCGATTGTCAAGTACATCAACAAGCTACTGGTCGATGCGATCCGCATGGGCGCCTCGGATCTGCATTTTGAGCCCTATGAAAAAATGTACCGCGTGCGCTACCGCGTCGACGGCGTACTGCGCCAGATCGCCAACCCGCCGCTGCAGCTGGCCAACCGCCTGGCTTCGCGCCTGAAAGTCATGTCGCAGATGGACATTTCTGAAAAACGCGTGCCGCAGGACGGCCGCATCAAGCTGAAGCTGTCGAAAAGCAAGGCCATCGATTTCCGTGTCAACTCCCTGCCGACCCTCTTCGGCGAAAAGCTGGTGCTGCGTATCCTCGATCCGTCCAGCGCCATGCTCGGCATTGACGCGCTCGGCTATGAGCCGGAACAGAAAGCGCTGTTCATGGAGGCGCTGGACAAGCCGCAAGGCATGCTGCTGATTACCGGCCCAACCGGTTCCGGTAAAACCGTATCGCTGTATACCGGCCTGAACATTCTGAACCGTGAAGACACCAACATTTCAACTGCCGAAGACCCGGTCGAAATCAACCTGGAAGGTGTGAATCAGGTCAACGTCAACAATAAAGTCGGCCTGACTTTCGCCGCCGCCTTGAAGTCTTTCCTGCGCCAGGATCCGGACATTGTCATGGTCGGCGAAATCCGGGATCTGGAAACTGCCGAAATCGCCATTAAGGCCGCGCAGACCGGCCATATGGTGATGTCAACCCTGCATACCAACAGCGCGCCGGAAACCTTAACCCGCCTGCGCAACATGGGCGTGCCCTCATTCAATATTGCAACATCCGTCAATCTGGTGATTGCGCAGCGCCTGGCCCGCCGCCTCTGCCCGCAGTGCAAGCAAGCCGTAGAGATTCCGCAGCAAAGTCTGCTGGAAATGGGTTTTACTGAAGCGGACACGCAAAGCCCAGAGTTTCAGATTTACCAGCCTGTGGGCTGCTCAGAGTGCCGCGAAGGCTATAAAGGCCGTGTCGGCATTTATGAGGTAATGAAAGTGACGCCGGAGATTTCCCGTATTATCATGGAGGACGGCAACGCCATTCAGATTGCCGATGCTTCGGATAAAGCCGGATTCAGCAATTTGCGCCGTTCGGGCTTAATTAAGGTCATGCAGGGGGTGACTTCGCTTCAGGAAGTCAATCGCGTGACCAGTGAGTAATTGCTGCATTATTTAAAATAAGGATAAATTCATGGCTGTTAAAAAAGCGCAGATGATGCCAACCTTCAGTTATGAAGGGATAGACCGCAAGGGAGCCAAACTTAAAGGGGAATTGCCTGCGCGTAATATGGCTTTGGCCAAGGTGACATTGCGCAAGCAGGGCATCACCATCAAGAGTATTCGGGAAAAGCGCAAAAACATCCTCGAAGGCCTGATGAAAAAAAAGGTCTCAACCTTAGACATTACCATCTTCACCCGCCAGCTGGCCACCATGATGAAGGCCGGCGTGCCGCTGGTGCAGGGCTTTGAAATTGTTGCGGAAGGCCTGGAGAATCCAGCGATGCGCGAAGTGGTGCTCGGCATCAAAGGCGAAGTGGAAGGCGGCAACACCTTTGCCGGTGCCCTGCGCAAGTATCCGCAATATTTTGACAACCTATTCTGCTCTTTGGTGGAATCCGGCGAACAGTCCGGCGCGCTGGAAACCATGCTGGATCGTGTCGCCATCTATAAAGAAAAAAGCGAACTGCTTAAGCAGAAAATTAAGAAAGCTATGAAATACCCGATATCTGTTATTGTAGTTGCCATTGTGGTTACCATCATCCTGATGGTAAAAGTAGTGCCAGTTTTTGAAGGGCTTTTCAGCTCATTTGGAGCAGAACTGCCCGCTTTCACTAAAATGGTTGTAAATATGTCCAACTGGTTCCAAAGCTATTGGTTTATTTTCATCATTGCGGTTGCCGCCGTGGTTGCCTGCTTTTTAGAGGCTAAAAAGCGCAGCAAAAAATTCCGCGACTTTCTGGACCGGGCAGCGCTGAAAGCGCCGATCTTTGGCGAT is drawn from Acinetobacter sp. WCHAc010034 and contains these coding sequences:
- the pilB gene encoding type IV-A pilus assembly ATPase PilB, translating into MTALQGSPRFTGFIRRLVEEGQVSAASMQQALLSAKKANQDIVPYLIHELKIPSLTIAETISAEFGEPIFDIAAYDANQIVREDIDEKLITRYRVLPIFKHSNILFVATSNPTHIEAVDAIRFSSKMNTETIIVEHNKLEKLIEQNFAEDSTFDFDDDFDLDIATDAPDQNADDGEEEKGEEAPIVKYINKLLVDAIRMGASDLHFEPYEKMYRVRYRVDGVLRQIANPPLQLANRLASRLKVMSQMDISEKRVPQDGRIKLKLSKSKAIDFRVNSLPTLFGEKLVLRILDPSSAMLGIDALGYEPEQKALFMEALDKPQGMLLITGPTGSGKTVSLYTGLNILNREDTNISTAEDPVEINLEGVNQVNVNNKVGLTFAAALKSFLRQDPDIVMVGEIRDLETAEIAIKAAQTGHMVMSTLHTNSAPETLTRLRNMGVPSFNIATSVNLVIAQRLARRLCPQCKQAVEIPQQSLLEMGFTEADTQSPEFQIYQPVGCSECREGYKGRVGIYEVMKVTPEISRIIMEDGNAIQIADASDKAGFSNLRRSGLIKVMQGVTSLQEVNRVTSE
- a CDS encoding type II secretion system F family protein, which gives rise to MAVKKAQMMPTFSYEGIDRKGAKLKGELPARNMALAKVTLRKQGITIKSIREKRKNILEGLMKKKVSTLDITIFTRQLATMMKAGVPLVQGFEIVAEGLENPAMREVVLGIKGEVEGGNTFAGALRKYPQYFDNLFCSLVESGEQSGALETMLDRVAIYKEKSELLKQKIKKAMKYPISVIVVAIVVTIILMVKVVPVFEGLFSSFGAELPAFTKMVVNMSNWFQSYWFIFIIAVAAVVACFLEAKKRSKKFRDFLDRAALKAPIFGDLVYKAIIARYSRTLATTFAAGVPLIDALESTAGATNNVVYETAVLKIREDVATGQQLQFAMRITDKFPSMAVQMVAIGEESGSLDAMLDKVATHYENEVDNAVDGLTSMMEPLIMAILGVLVGGLVIAMYLPIFQMGSVVG